The following nucleotide sequence is from Salvia splendens isolate huo1 chromosome 2, SspV2, whole genome shotgun sequence.
GCGGCCGCCGCCCCCGCtcccgccagaaagaagcggaccaagCACGCCGTGATGAAGTTTCCACCTCCGGCAACGAacgaagagtacgcccccggccgtacgaactaccagccggatgaaacaCTCGTCTTgccgaggtgttgggtggatatatcagaggacccgatattcgcgaacaaccaaagACAGCTCACGTattgggagcgcatcgccgagcgcgtacaagcgccaacgggagcagctccgcaagcactgggatcaggtgaagaagcaagtcaacctgttcgcgacggagtacgagaagtgctcgagggatcaaggaagcggcgagagcttgagcgacgtgcgcgatagagcgctgttgtcgtactaGTATATGttcggcgacttcaagcatttaaacatctgggcgctcttgagggacaagcaaaAGTTcaaaggcgggattctgcacaccggtgtgcgaagaggacgaagaccaccgacactAGTGGTTCACgaccagcgaaagcggaactcgtccggtggacctcaaccagacgtgcacggaggaagagagttctggcacaccgatgtcctcccggcgggGTCCCATAgccgtcaaggctgcgaagaacaaggggaaggcgaaggtgACATCCTTCTCGGCTGccgccccccatcgccgatcccgaccccgacccctaCCCCAACCCCGGCGACAGTTGCCTACGCGGATTTGGCAACCGCCTCGATGGCGAGGAAGTTATTGGATACGTATAACGCCCTTATGAGGTGTACGGATCCGGCCCAAGCTGAGCGCTTCCAGAGGTTGAgcgatgagttgagccggaagttggggcttttaTAGGATAGTCTTTtttttctaactcgtgtaactttatatttataatcaatgaattttttgttgttcttagttaatcgttgtgttttttaataagtttgcatttatatatttgaaaacagttaaattaattaataaaacagttaaaatgcttagggcgcccctTAGAGCGCGGCTTAGAGCGCCCCAGTACAGGTGAaagggcaggaggataaaatgctgatgtggcagtgtatagggcgggctttaggggcGCCTTAgctccattgctgatgctcttagattatgatgctataagcaATATATGAGGACCCTTAGTTTTATATcgtacttttatatattaattttataataaatatttgtattacttttatatattagttttatatcttatttgtatatattaattttatatgttatttctatatattagttttataataaatgatcGGGAAATAAGAACATGCATTCAACATTGGAAAATCTCAAACTACCGATATTCTTGAAGAAAACGAAGTATCTCTTGGACGAAAACCAAAATACAATCCCAACTTCTATCTTTTCTAGTTTAGAAGCGAAAAGGATACTTAACATTACAATAGAAACGAAGTTGGTTCACACCATTGCACCGGGGACGCCGCCTTTGGGCACCGGCTGAGCTCGAGGGATGTCGCCGCCAAAGCCAGTTCTGGGGACACCGCCGCCGTAACCTATGTCGTCGTCGTGGGCGCTGCGGTAAAAGGCATAGTGCAGCAAAAACACGTAGATGGACTGCGTGAAGGCGAGGATTATAACCAAGGCCTCGACCACCCTCAATCGCCATCCTCGCCACCCTCCCACGTTTATCTCTTTGCACGCTAATCTGCATTTCAATTCACTTTAGTGAAACCTTCTCAATTAATATAGTCTCAATATTCTCCAATAGATTTTCTTCTACCAACTGTTTTTTTAATAGTTCTATcttctttcaaattaaatacttaaatttCTTAATAAAAATACTCCAGTCacgtttttactttatcatccTTATTTTACTAAATTTACATTATacccctccgtccgccattaggagtcccactCCTtgacggcacgagttttaagaaatattaaaaaaaataagttgaaaaaaattagtgaaataaaggtcccacttatatatattagttttaaataaaatgttagtggaatgagttagtcaATGGTGAGAccttattaccatttatgataccCTATTTACGGAccgactaaaatgaaaaaatagaacTCATATTCGTAGACGAGGGAGTAACAATTAAGACtaattatttatagaaaaagattaatattattttttaataacataagtattattttcataatatactactccttccgttctctattatgtttcaaaattttcGCACccataatttcttttcttttaatttcattttaatcTGTTCTATATTAATTGTCCCCTACTATGTGTTCATAATTTTCCAAacacataattttttttcattttaatctatcatttctaattttcatatccatttttattattttttgtgtgaCCCAATCCCATTAACTCATTTTAGTCCTGTTTtattatattactaatattttattatattagtaatataaTCCCTTATTCCTTGTTAGCTGAGGTACGAAGTTCAAGAATAATGTGTTTCTTGTTagaactttccaaaataaaaaaataactttatcAACGTACGGCGGAAGTATgtaaagtaggacccacatatGCTAACTTTAACTTATCTTTATATTTCTTCAACTCATACCGAACCGAATGAAAAAGGAGATATATAATAGAAAATATAGGAAGTACTTATTTATCTCCTACATTATATTCAATCCATATAGATACCAAATTATGTTCAGCATAATCATATGTAATTTCTGCGTAAATCCATTTCTGTAAGTTAGGAAGATAAGCTTGAGCCTTTGATAagttaaaaataataaagtcgAGAAAAATAACCCGAAAGCAAGAGCGGTGACAGCCCAGGCGCCGGTGGAAGTGGTAGAGGCGGTGGCGAAGCTGTCGTTCCGCCACGTTCTGAGGTGGTTGCCGCCGACTAGTTTGGATACTATTCCAAGGACTGCTGCTAGCACCGAGAATGTTAGGAAGTGTCCCGTTGCTCCATTCCCTCCTATACCTATTCAATCAATCAAATTCCTTTAATTTCTATTTCAATTCAATTCTATTACATTTTGTAATTTAGTTTAATAAATTAGACTAAAAGGGCTTACCTGTTCTTGCTTCTGCAGTGTGGCCATCGATGTACCTATTCATGCACCAACTTGCAAACACCAACAAAATGAAATACATTACAAAATTCAACAACAGCAATGGACCTGCTACATTCCTTGCTGCTATTCTATCCATTTTTCAACCCTCTTCCaaaatatatatcaatataggagtatatttttgctTTAGTACTATAATGCTGTGAGGAATGATGAGAAAACGTTGTTGATTTGAGGTTTTTGTTGGGATATTGAACTGTATTATAAATACAAGAGGCAAATGGAAATTTGTTATTACAAGCATGCACGTGGCAGTAATGTAGTAGTGCTGAATCACCTCTGTGGAGCCACTTGTCCACTTCTCCTTCAATTCCGAGATTATCAACTCTTCTATATTCAAGGAGatgttatttgtttttttttatatatagctACCAATTTACTAAAGATATAATCCATCCATTCCATAACAGTGGATGTATTTCTTTCTGggacgaagattaagaaaaaaatgtgtaatgtattaaataaaaagatactaATATAGTATgaaagaggaaaaagtagaaagaggaaagtaaaagagagggaaaagtagtgaaaagaaatttgttgacttttacttaaaagggaaatgactctactactatgaaatataataaaatattaaaataactctattactatggaacggagggagtatcaaaagGAAGAATAGGTTTTGTAAAGGTTTTTGGATGATATTTTTCTCGATAAATAGGTGTACTACAAATCAGGACGAAAAATGTTGTGCAGGTATTGGTGTTTGGACTAGTGTTGCGGATTTAAGGGAGTGGGAGTAAATGTGAGTAAAAAATCGGAAAAATTAAATATCGAAACAATTATATTGAATTTTGAACTTTAATTTGGTTTTTCCATATTTCAGTTCAGTTTCAGTTTAAagcaattttttaattttagattttGTTTGGATGAAAAATATAGTTTTATTATCAAGCTATTTATAAATTCTCCAACAAAGTATCTCAAAAAATGTGACtaaaataaagagtaaagtacgattttgatcctaaacatatggccgaaatacgaatttggtcaagaacattcactttttgaaaatcgaGTCCTAAACAAATGAAATCGTCGTCGGATCGGTCATTTTTTGACGATTCCggtaaaaactaacggtcaatggaaaaatagcaaaattttgactaaattaaaatattaatctttgattaatgaaattaaaataaattagaaaataaaaaaatcttctTTCTCTCCCATCCCATCTCTCTTCTCATCTCATCTCCTGCAGCAATCTAAGAAAGCTTCGACATCAACTCCCGCTCCCCTCCTTGGACGTCTCCGTCGAGGGAACTCTCATCTTTTCCTTCTGCCCCCTGGCCCCAATCCGGCGCCTACACCGACCTCTTCTTCCACCACCCTGAATCCACCGCCGACCTCTGCTTGTACAACGGCACCACCGATTGACCTCACTCGAATCGACAATGATGTCTACCATTTCAACTACTCTTAGATATCAGCATATGCAGCAGGATGCAGCGTGCAACTCAGAAATGTGATCAAGTTGCAATGAAGAGGTGATTCGAGTGAGAGACTGAGCTCGGCTCATCTTAGTCATCTTAACTTGTATTGGTTTGTTATCCTAGCTGAcattagttagttagttaattatctTGGTGGTTAGTTAGTTAGCTAGATATTTTTTGCTTTATCACCAAGTATATAAGGTGATTCACGAGTTGTGATCTTGATTcgattcaattcaataaataagaTCTTTTCTTCTCCTTTTTAGCTCAATCATGCTTAGATTCCAATCTTGTCATGGTACCAGAGCAAACTAAAAAGCTTCCGATGTTCTATCAGATCTCTGTTTCTTCTCAGATTCGTTCACAATGAATGGACGCAATCGTGATCCAATTCCTCCTGCCAAAGATACTTCTAGCCCCTATTTTCTGCATTCGAGTGATAATGTAACGCCCcgcttttcgaaccctaattttcgaaccctaagacgttgtatttattgctttgattgccgCAATTAAATGACGATTTATTATGTGTATACTTTGGTGACCTAGTTTGTTTTGACCAAGTCAAAaccgttgattttatgacgtggctttaattaattgatggggaatgaaatatattacggtggATTATATTATctttggggagtgagatttaattagtatcATAAATAACTCCCTTGCCTTTTTATTGTGgaaatttcgaccactattattttaaggagaggaattctattttcttggatttaattatttgcttgggataattatccaattaaatccaaagcctaattaccctatttccttcttgaggaAAAATCGGCCCCCACTATTATTCctaaggagatttcgaaatctcctagcttgtgggagaagaaattattcattctttattttgatccctcaattatttctttccatgttttaattggaatatcctagcaaatcttgccttatcttattttattaaaaatttggaaattattccttgtgggggAATATATTTCACACGCCTACTACCTTATTTTATGTgggaggattttatttattttcctgctccgtaattattttattctgctccgtgaaaataccaaattaaatcatggctaattaaataaccatgattttcgaaatattCTCCCTTATCCTCCCTCAAATTAACGCCAATTTCCCCTCCATCAAATCTCCcatctttaatttgatttattctccaaatattctctaattaattgggagatattctattcctaaattctataaataaaagactcctaaacctaacacctcaaatcacacgcctctctctctcaatctcacgccattctctcttctccactctcccacacttgttcttccactctactcaagatcctttcgattcgccaagagtttgttgaagaaccAAGAGTTTTaaacgtttctaccgattgttttgttcaagaaaggtacattCCAGCCTCTATTCTCCATTCCTCTCCAtcccaactcttcttttgttccctcatgcatctagtgggtgtaggatttcaaatctaagggttttaatcggtgggaatttgtgattgtgtatatgattgcgttttgaatgaatcgtttgatgatttaatgaatcctcggtgaatgatatgtgaattcatgaaaatatgtgtctaaggacccttttgagcatgtttgtgtgttaaaacaatgaaaaggttgattttgaataagtgggggtaaaccctaattcgaattcctaaaagcatgagaaactgtgattccgaacagtaggttccgactcgtttttgaccgaccaaatgaactccgatttgaccgattctttttcctgagtaaacttcatgatgtgttctatgttgtgtgtgaatttcaactcatttggacgaAAAATGAACTTTTGGTGAATTTGTTAAAGTTTactgcgcatttctggcagaaagtgttttctcgaccagtaggttacgttttttatttgaccgacctaaaatggttattttgatatgaatttttaactggaaatTATTTGATGAGTATACTGccttgtggtaaaattttagccccaacggaagtcgggtgaatttttagtaaattttataaaatggttgcgcagtgctgccagacttctatctttacaaaaacactatgttactataagtgaattacatgattgatatatgtgatgacgtgaTGTGATGTTCAAtgatgggaaaagggaaaacgatagggacatgcataatattaagtcaatggttgtgactgataagttatatatatattatctaaaggtgataactcgtgcgcaaagcgtgataacaaaggaaagGCAGTAGTTGAAACcaaaacggtcgaggtgggctacttttctaccctacactaTGTGTGGGTTCTCTTTTACTAaaaactcttttacgtatgactgtggagctataagggtggttttaagtgattatcatgccgtgatttgttttaacgtgtctatctgatgtggctgttgccactgttatataaatcgaattcgggtcctcgtagggccgcaaaccctacttggattagtgtacacctatggtagactgtgtgctagcgtacgggctggccggtctagtgacctggattgcggccgcattccttgtcatgtattggcagatatgaacgacgatggggaaaaatgactgcgcagtcgctattttgaacaatgtaaaatattttggtgcctcgggcctttccaaagtaaaaccccgatggttacttacgtatgacatgataatatatacttttatttaaaaatgttttcgggcatgagccactgagtattatttttatagtactcagccctgcatatgttttctctatgtgcaggttgagcagcgatgagcggttggtggtgttgagcagaaataataatatggttgttttgaaacttcgagtgtcgttgtgtcttcacacatgacttcactcttctcttggatgcttccgctatgATATTTTCCTTACGTACATTTTTACTTAACTATGGATCTTTTCGATTAAATGTTGAGAACTCGTTACCCTTTTTATTAATGTCAAACCTTTggtcttttcatttattttaatatagataTCATTGGTCGTTTAATTATTAGACTTAAATTTTTGGTCAaacttttattgaaaccctagccttctaAGCCCGTTCATTTaaacccctttaagtcgcgatcgcccgcttttattaaccctagggggcggtcgtgacagtttggtatcagagcctcagttctttccgctctggacccaagagccTTTTTGAGTCAAAGTCTATGCATGTGTAATTTGGCAAAAATGATAAACATCggaagctcaacaccacaactcgtccctgcccaaccaagaagaatgaggtaacaagtattTTGATAGATTTTGATATGAACTTTGAAATGTTGGAAATATCGATGGGAATATTGCTCATGTGTGAATGAAAGTACTTCTATGGGGATCAAGGATTATGCATATGTCATGTTGAAAATCTTGCTTGAGATATGTATTGATGACAAtgcatggatatgaaattgatatTTGCGCTTGTGCCCAAGATGACGAATGTTGTTATGACAATGAACTTGTATATGTTACTCGAATACGTGTTAAACACATATGAGTTGGATGAGATTATATGATGATTGTTATGCGATTGCTTTATGAAACAATATCTATGTGAAAGAACTTGAGCATGCTGCTATGTATAATTGTGAATATCAAGAAtgaatgaaaattttgagataATGCCGAACTTGGAGGCACGAAACGCCTAACGCAAGGCAAGCGACGCGTGGGAACATTTTGTGATTTAGCGAAACACGAAACCGCACGAACCTTTTTACCTTGGAAACGAAATCCCATTCAATTCTTGATATGATACTACCCCCACACCTCCATCGTTGGAGATttttatacatatacgcacCCATCACATTCTCAGCATCATTCGAAACCTCATACACTATTATTCTTTCGATCCTTGTGCTGATGCtgagttttctttctttttagatGGCTCAACGGTATTATGCCCCGATGCGTAATCGCTACTCCAGCGAAAGGGACCACCCGGTTGAGCGCTACCGAGATTTCGAGTGGGACGGGAAACTCTTCCTCATGTCCTACGTCACCGAGTTTTACAGTAAATGGATGAACGCATACGCGTACGGGGGAGCTACCCATCACGAAGGGAtccaaaagctcatccacacttTACCATCTCCTTGGGATGAGTGGACCGCTCAGACATCTCGGTTTTTCATATGGTATAGCCCGCCCGATTACACCGCGCGGGGAGATTTGGTTGGCCTTTTAAAGGTGCTGCTCCCGGCCATGACAGCGGCATTTGATGGACCGCCATGTGATCCACCTCCACATGTCTATCCGCCGATTCAAGCCCGCATGCGAAGGAATCGCTGCGACATGGAGCCACATGTCTCTCGTGTTCCTAAGAGAATGAGACTCAGGATGCGCGTTTCAGCCCCCTTAAGAATCGAAAGAGAGGTCGATGGGATGCTCGGGATAGTACCTCCACCCGTAGGTGTCGAGGAAGAAAGTGAAGAAGAGGATCCGGaggaggatcccgaggaggagAAGGACCCAAATAGAGAGAGCGTTGGAGAAACCGTGGAGAAACAGGATGAGGATGGAAAAGATTAAACATAATAATTCtagaatattttatttcgaTTTCCCATGTTTTGGATACTTTACCATTTTTGCTTGACCTTGACATCGTTTTgtccttttgttttctttatgaTGGAACTAAGACCTCTTGGAGGCAACGTTTGATAATTCTATGGAAATTTTTCCTTGCTATTCCATTGTGCAATGATTTGGTACCATTTCTTATTGTCTAATTGCGCGATTACCTTTTATTTCTAATTTATGGCGCAATTACCTTTGTTATACTATATTGAAATTATCCTTTTCCCAAATGCACAATTTCCCTTGACGTACTATCTTTGCTACTTGATTGGACAATTGCTTCATGCCATAATTTGAGATCACCCTAACCATTTCATTACACAAACTGTCTCTTGTTGCATTAAAAACAATTACCCTTACTATCCTATATAGCAATCACTCATTTGCTACCTTGCGACGCAATTGCCTTTTGCTACACCATTCGGTGGTTGCTCTcttgctatcattttatgcGGTTATATTCGATACCTTGTCTTGCAAAAAGCTCCGTATTATTCTGTGATACAATTGCCCTTTGATTTCCACTCTTCAACTATACCACTCATTTTTTTTGGGATTTCGAATAAATGCATTAATAATTCTCGTGTTAATCAGAATGCCGCCCAGACGTAACATAAGACGTGGGAACCCCGAACCTACCCCTCAGGCGATGGAGGAGAGTGTGACGCAACCCatccctccaccaccaccttctccacCTCCGGTTGACCGTGAGATCGTGAAGTTGTTCTTAGGACAGAAACCtcccgtctttgatggaatgggggagttagccaaggccgaatcatggatacgcgCACTGGAGCGCATCTTCGCAATCCTAGGGTGTAACGATAAGGAACGGTtgagttgtgtgacctaccaactaaccgaGGCCGTTGACTTCTGGTGGGACGCCAGGATGAAAACAATGCCCCGAGATCAAGCAGAGGGGATGACCTGGGAAGGTTTCAAGACAGAGATATACAATAAGTATATGCCCAAGAGCTATCGGAAGGCGAAGGCATCAGAGTTCTACAATCTGACCCAAGGACGCATGACAGTGACCGAGTATGACCGTGCGCTCAACAACATGACCCGGTACGCACCTGACCAAGTCGATACCGATGAGAAACTGGCCGAGAAGTTCTGGGAGGGACTACGACCAGAGATAAGGATGTCGTTGGCCAGTCGAGGGAGACTTCCCTACGGGGAAGCATTGGCCCTTGCTCTAGACATTGAGacagctatgcccaaggagagagTGAAGGTAAACACTATCATGGcactacctccaccacaccactcccgagagaagaggaagtgggaggggAATGGAATCCCGTACGACAACAGGAGGTACCAGGCCACCCAGAACCAACCACAGTATAGTGGAGGGCAGAACTCGTCTAGCCAGAGAGGCGACTTCCGACCTaagccaccccaatgcaacgtgtgctctaagtaccactttggagagtgtagaatccagagcacccctaagtgctttaactgtggagGAAACggtcacttctctagagagtgtccgagtAAGAGGATAGCAATGGAATCGAGGCAGAACCCTCAAGGACCCCGCATGCAGCCAAGAGCGCCGCAAATAGAAtcaaggggaaatcgcgacCAACCTCCGCGACAGCAGCAGCCCTACCGCCAAAGACTTCCCtctcaggctagagcatatgccttgagtcggaaacaacccaagatcgaacaagggaaccagaagaacggaaacctggcaggtatgggcaaaatCCTCGACACTCCTATCactgtgttgtttgatacgggcgcatcgcattcattcatatctgacttatgtgtggatactttgagcttgcctgttaacaaatctgaacataagatgatagtgtcttcaccagtgggtgggacaatagaaatctcaCGAACATGCCCGAACGTAGAAATTATGATGGGAGGCCTTAAGTTAGTCGCTCACAatctgcaagttatggcgattGGAGACATCGACGTAATTTTAGGGATGGATTGGTTGACCTCGAATTTTGCgacgattcgttgtaaggagagacagatatctCTACAAGCCCCGGGCGAGGAACCCGCCTTGTAccatggaatctcgatgaatCGGCGAACctctatcatctccgcgcttcaagctagtacgttggtgaggaAAGGACATCCTGCTTATct
It contains:
- the LOC121776851 gene encoding membrane protein PM19L-like → MDRIAARNVAGPLLLLNFVMYFILLVFASWCMNRYIDGHTAEARTGGNGATGHFLTFSVLAAVLGIVSKLVGGNHLRTWRNDSFATASTTSTGAWAVTALAFGLACKEINVGGWRGWRLRVVEALVIILAFTQSIYVFLLHYAFYRSAHDDDIGYGGGVPRTGFGGDIPRAQPVPKGGVPGAMV